One region of Zingiber officinale cultivar Zhangliang chromosome 7B, Zo_v1.1, whole genome shotgun sequence genomic DNA includes:
- the LOC122007269 gene encoding peroxisomal (S)-2-hydroxy-acid oxidase GLO3-like yields the protein MRMEITNVSEYEKIAKQKLPKMIYDYFASGAEDQWTLRENRSAFSRILFRPRILVDVSNIDMTTTILGFKISMPIMIAPTAMQKMAHPEGELATARAASAANTIMTLSSWSTSSVEEVNSTGPGVRFFQLYVYKDRNVVRQLVGRAEKAGFKAIVLTVDTPRLGRREADIKNRFTLPPSLTLKNFEELNIEKMDMTNDSGLASYVGSQVDRSLSWKDVKWLQTITSLPIILKGVMTAEDTRLAVQAGVAGIVVSNHGARQLDYVPATITCLEEVVKAAQGKVPVFLDGGIRRGTDIFKALALGASGVFIGRPVVFALAADGEAGVRKVLQMLSDELELTMALSGCTSIEQITRNHVVTESDSNRNLSKM from the exons ATGAGGATGGAAATCACCAATGTTTCTGAGTATGAGAAAATTGCCAAGCAGAAGTTACCAAAGATGATATATGATTACTTTGCATCAGGAGCTGAAGATCAGTGGACACTAAGGGAGAATCGAAGCGCATTCTCGAGGATTCT cTTTCGACCCCGTATTCTCGTTGATGTATCGAATATCGATATGACCACAACAATCTTGGGTTTCAAGATTTCGATGCCTATCATGATTGCCCCCACAGCTATGCAGAAGATGGCACATCCTGAAG GGGAACTTGCAACAGCTAGAGCAGCATCAGCAGCCAACACTATCATG ACATTATCCTCATGGTCGACTTCTAGTGTCGAAGAAGTTAACTCAACAGGGCCCGGAGTTCGCTTCTTCCAACTCTAT GTCTACAAGGACCGAAATGTAGTGAGGCAACTCGTCGGAAGAGCTGAGAAGGCAGGCTTCAAGGCAATTGTACTCACAGTGGACACACCGAGACTCGGAAGAAGAGAAGCTGACATTAAGAACAG ATTCACTTTACCGCCTTCTCTGACACTCAAGAACTTCGAGGAGCTGAACATCGAAAAGATGGATATG ACTAATGATTCGGGGCTAGCATCGTACGTCGGCAGCCAAGTCGATCGTTCCCTATCGTGGAAG GATGTGAAGTGGTTGCAGACAATTACAAGCCTCCCAATTATATTGAAAGGAGTCATGACTGCCGAGGACA CTCGATTGGCCGTTCAAGCTGGAGTTGCTGGCATCGTCGTGTCTAACCATGGTGCTCGTCAGCTCGATTATGTCCCGGCAACCATTACTTGTTTGGAAGAG GTTGTCAAAGCAGCACAAGGGAAAGTCCCAGTGTTCTTGGATGGGGGTATTCGTCGAGGCACCGACATCTTCAAGGCCTTAGCCTTGGGAGCATCCGGAGTATTT ATCGGAAGGCCAGTGGTTTTTGCATTGGCAGCCGACGGAGAGGCTGGGGTTCGGAAAGTGCTCCAAATGCTTTCAGACGAGCTCGAGCTCACCATGGCCTTGAGTGGCTGCACCTCCATCGAGCAAATCACTCGGAATCATGTCGTGACTGAGTCGGATTCGA